A genomic segment from Streptomyces antibioticus encodes:
- a CDS encoding SsgA family sporulation/cell division regulator, with the protein MSVVEQYARAHIVTDADMVEEERTAVPVVLRYDPDDDPRSVCVGLPDRHEWTFARTLLEQGLRAPAGTGEVRVWPCGRVQAVVEFHSAHGVSVVQFESKALVRFLRRTYAEGLPVARLTTTAESR; encoded by the coding sequence ATGTCTGTAGTCGAGCAGTACGCGCGCGCCCATATCGTCACCGACGCGGACATGGTCGAGGAGGAGCGCACGGCCGTTCCCGTCGTCCTGCGCTACGACCCCGACGACGATCCCCGCTCGGTGTGCGTCGGGCTGCCCGACCGGCACGAGTGGACCTTCGCCCGCACGCTCCTCGAACAGGGGCTGCGCGCACCGGCCGGCACCGGCGAGGTGCGGGTGTGGCCGTGCGGCCGGGTGCAGGCCGTCGTCGAGTTCCACTCCGCGCACGGTGTCTCGGTGGTGCAGTTCGAGTCCAAGGCGCTGGTCAGATTTCTGCGCCGCACCTACGCGGAGGGGCTGCCGGTGGCCCGGCTGACCACGACGGCCGAAAGCCGCTGA
- a CDS encoding YbaK/EbsC family protein yields MTTAAHPRFAEALHALGLDDVQPRVRRFPDATRTAAEAAAAIGCELSQICKSLIFAADGEPVLVLMDGASRVDVELVRRELGAERVTRAAADVVRETTGYAIGGVPPFGHVTRTRVLADRSLLAHDEVWAAAGTPHTVFPMAPEALVAHAAATLVDVRERTS; encoded by the coding sequence ATGACGACAGCCGCCCACCCCCGTTTCGCCGAAGCGCTGCATGCCCTGGGTCTCGACGACGTGCAGCCGCGCGTCCGCCGCTTCCCCGACGCGACCCGCACCGCCGCCGAGGCCGCCGCCGCGATCGGCTGCGAGCTGAGCCAGATCTGCAAGTCGCTGATCTTCGCGGCCGACGGCGAACCGGTGCTCGTCCTGATGGACGGCGCCTCCCGGGTCGACGTGGAGCTGGTGCGCAGGGAACTCGGCGCCGAACGGGTCACCCGGGCCGCCGCCGACGTCGTACGGGAGACCACCGGGTACGCCATCGGCGGCGTCCCGCCCTTCGGGCACGTCACCCGGACCCGGGTGCTCGCCGACCGGTCGCTGCTCGCGCACGACGAGGTGTGGGCGGCGGCCGGCACCCCGCACACCGTGTTCCCCATGGCCCCCGAGGCCCTGGTCGCCCACGCCGCCGCGACCCTGGTGGACGTGCGCGAGCGCACCTCGTGA
- a CDS encoding penicillin-binding transpeptidase domain-containing protein, whose translation MRKGAKAAIVGSVFTVMVGGAAYGAFNIVDALNGGGPGAGGSGPAPVRTGPPSGPEVKETSAAFFAAWEKGQPSAAAALTNNAQKAEALLTSYDGAAHITGVKITPGAAGGATVPFTVKATVSYEGKSRPLAYESSLTVVRGVTTGKALVDWQPSVVHPELKDMDDTLVTGESAAPPIEAVDRDGKVLTKEKYPSLGPVLDQLRAKYGDKAGGTPGVELAVHHAEPETADSPLLTLTEGKAGRLPTTLSARVQAAAEKAVTKYPESSVVAVRPSSGEVLAIANNRTDGWNAAVLGQVAPGSTMKIVSAATFIDNGVTTASGPAPCPSEAVWQSQTFHNIDGMKPDENATLSESFARSCNTAFVKYADDLKVDTLTAEARDRFGIGLNWQTGIVSFDGSVPASGGPDTAANLIGQGQVQMNPLTMASVTATAMTGAFRQPVIVPQSLDGRELARARGLSADTVGQLRGMMNRTATSGTAAGVMSGLSGRIGAKTGSAEVDGQAKSNSWFTGYRDDVAAAAMVQDGGHGIDASGPLVAEVLRAG comes from the coding sequence ATGCGCAAGGGGGCCAAGGCCGCGATAGTCGGGTCCGTGTTCACCGTGATGGTGGGCGGGGCCGCGTACGGCGCGTTCAACATCGTGGACGCCTTGAACGGGGGCGGGCCCGGGGCCGGTGGGAGCGGTCCCGCGCCGGTGCGGACCGGGCCGCCCAGCGGGCCGGAGGTGAAGGAGACCAGCGCCGCCTTCTTCGCGGCCTGGGAGAAGGGGCAGCCGAGTGCCGCGGCCGCCCTCACCAACAACGCGCAGAAGGCCGAGGCGCTGCTCACCTCCTACGACGGCGCCGCCCACATCACCGGGGTGAAGATCACCCCCGGCGCGGCGGGCGGGGCCACCGTCCCGTTCACCGTGAAGGCCACGGTGTCGTACGAGGGCAAGAGCCGGCCGCTGGCCTACGAGAGTTCGCTGACGGTGGTGCGCGGGGTCACCACCGGCAAGGCGCTGGTCGACTGGCAGCCGTCGGTCGTCCACCCCGAGCTGAAGGACATGGACGACACCCTGGTCACGGGCGAGTCCGCGGCGCCGCCGATCGAGGCGGTGGACCGCGACGGCAAGGTGCTGACGAAGGAGAAGTACCCCTCCCTCGGGCCGGTCCTGGACCAACTGCGCGCCAAGTACGGCGACAAGGCCGGCGGCACGCCCGGCGTCGAGCTGGCGGTCCATCACGCCGAGCCGGAGACCGCCGACTCCCCGCTGCTGACCCTCACCGAGGGCAAGGCCGGCCGGCTGCCGACCACGCTCAGCGCGCGCGTCCAGGCGGCCGCGGAGAAGGCGGTGACCAAGTACCCGGAGTCGTCGGTGGTGGCCGTCAGACCCAGCAGCGGCGAGGTGCTCGCGATCGCCAACAACCGCACCGACGGCTGGAACGCCGCCGTCCTCGGCCAGGTCGCGCCCGGCTCCACCATGAAGATCGTCAGCGCGGCCACGTTCATCGACAACGGCGTCACCACCGCGAGCGGGCCCGCGCCCTGCCCGTCCGAGGCCGTCTGGCAGAGCCAGACCTTCCACAACATCGACGGCATGAAGCCCGACGAGAACGCGACCCTCTCGGAGAGCTTCGCCCGCTCCTGCAACACGGCGTTCGTGAAGTACGCCGACGACCTGAAGGTGGACACCCTCACCGCCGAGGCCCGCGACCGCTTCGGGATCGGCCTGAACTGGCAGACCGGCATCGTCTCCTTCGACGGCTCCGTCCCTGCCTCCGGCGGCCCCGACACCGCGGCGAACCTGATCGGCCAGGGCCAGGTGCAGATGAACCCGCTCACCATGGCCTCGGTGACGGCGACCGCGATGACGGGCGCCTTCCGCCAGCCGGTGATCGTGCCGCAGAGCCTCGACGGCCGCGAACTCGCCCGCGCGCGGGGCCTCTCGGCCGACACCGTGGGCCAGTTGCGAGGCATGATGAACCGCACCGCGACCAGCGGCACCGCGGCCGGTGTGATGTCCGGCCTGAGCGGCCGGATCGGCGCGAAGACCGGCTCCGCCGAGGTCGACGGCCAGGCCAAGTCCAACAGTTGGTTCACCGGCTACCGCGACGACGTCGCCGCCGCCGCGATGGTCCAGGACGGCGGCCACGGCATCGACGCCTCCGGCCCGCTGGTCGCGGAGGTGCTGCGGGCGGGGTAG
- a CDS encoding serine hydrolase domain-containing protein, with protein MDVHGAVAEGYEPVREAFVRNFETLGDRGAAVAVYRDGHKVVDLWGGTRDVDGTAPWEQGTAQIVRSATKGVAAAVLLLLHQRGELDLDAPVGAYWPEYKTAGKERTLVWHVLAHRAGVPALDRPLSPAEAADPDLGAAAVAAQAPAWEPGTDHGYHAQTYSWLTGELVRRVTGRNVGAWIADEIAGPVGADLWLGLPEAQRARVGRVGKIDAPAPTGALRTKPKPAVTAAWTDPGSLTRRAFAAITPLPDENDPGYRAAVLPASNGIATADGLARFYASLIGEVDGGKRLFTPETVELARGERSAGPDRVLVVHTRFGLGSMLHGAASPLLSPASFGHPGRGGALGLADPESGLAFGYVTNGFRTSVTADPRAQALLRALRTATR; from the coding sequence GTGGACGTGCACGGTGCGGTGGCCGAGGGCTACGAGCCGGTCCGGGAGGCGTTCGTACGCAACTTCGAGACACTCGGCGACCGGGGCGCGGCCGTGGCCGTCTACCGCGACGGGCACAAGGTCGTGGACCTGTGGGGCGGCACCCGGGACGTCGACGGCACCGCCCCCTGGGAGCAGGGCACCGCGCAGATCGTGCGGTCCGCGACCAAGGGCGTCGCCGCCGCCGTCCTCCTGCTGCTCCACCAGCGCGGCGAGCTCGACCTGGACGCGCCGGTGGGGGCGTACTGGCCGGAGTACAAGACGGCCGGCAAGGAACGCACCCTGGTGTGGCACGTGCTCGCGCACCGGGCGGGCGTGCCCGCGCTGGACCGGCCGCTGAGCCCCGCCGAGGCCGCCGACCCCGACCTCGGCGCCGCGGCCGTCGCGGCACAGGCCCCGGCCTGGGAGCCGGGCACCGACCACGGCTACCACGCGCAGACCTACAGCTGGCTGACGGGCGAGCTGGTGCGCCGGGTCACCGGGCGGAACGTCGGCGCGTGGATCGCCGACGAGATCGCCGGGCCGGTCGGCGCCGACCTGTGGCTCGGGCTGCCCGAGGCGCAGCGGGCGCGGGTGGGGCGCGTGGGGAAGATCGACGCGCCGGCGCCCACGGGGGCGCTCAGGACCAAGCCCAAGCCGGCCGTCACCGCCGCCTGGACCGACCCCGGCTCCCTCACCCGGCGCGCCTTCGCCGCGATCACGCCGCTGCCCGACGAGAACGACCCCGGCTACCGCGCGGCCGTCCTGCCCGCCTCCAACGGCATCGCGACCGCCGACGGCCTGGCCCGCTTCTACGCCTCCCTCATCGGCGAGGTGGACGGCGGGAAGCGGCTGTTCACACCGGAGACGGTCGAACTGGCCCGCGGCGAGCGCTCCGCCGGACCGGACCGGGTCCTGGTGGTCCACACCCGGTTCGGCCTCGGCTCGATGCTGCACGGCGCCGCGTCCCCGCTGCTGTCACCCGCCTCCTTCGGCCACCCGGGCCGCGGCGGCGCCCTCGGCCTCGCCGACCCGGAGTCCGGCCTCGCGTTCGGCTATGTCACCAACGGCTTCCGGACGAGCGTGACGGCGGACCCGAGGGCCCAGGCCCTGCTGAGGGCGCTGCGCACGGCTACACGTTGA
- a CDS encoding energy-coupling factor ABC transporter ATP-binding protein: MDSVSTASLEVSGLAFAYPDGHQALFGVDFSVARGERVALLGPNGAGKTTLVLHLNGILSGGAGTVTVAGLPVGKRHMAEIRRKVGIVFQDPDDQLFMPTVREDVAFGPAAAGMKGAELEERVDRALGQVGMAEFKDRPPHHLSFGQRRRVAVATVLAMDPEILVLDEPSSNLDPASRRELADILRALDVTVLMVTHDLPYALELCPRALILSDGVIAADGRTGELLADEALMSAHRLELPFGFDPRTATMGA, translated from the coding sequence ATGGATTCCGTGAGCACTGCTTCCCTGGAGGTCTCCGGCCTCGCCTTCGCCTATCCCGACGGCCATCAGGCCCTGTTCGGCGTGGACTTCTCGGTCGCGCGCGGCGAACGGGTCGCGCTGCTCGGGCCGAACGGCGCCGGCAAGACGACCCTCGTGCTGCATCTGAACGGCATCCTGAGCGGCGGCGCCGGGACGGTCACGGTCGCCGGACTGCCCGTCGGCAAGCGGCACATGGCCGAGATCCGGCGCAAGGTCGGCATCGTCTTCCAGGACCCGGACGACCAGTTGTTCATGCCGACGGTCCGCGAGGACGTCGCGTTCGGTCCGGCCGCGGCCGGGATGAAGGGCGCCGAGCTGGAGGAGCGGGTCGACCGCGCGCTCGGGCAGGTCGGCATGGCGGAGTTCAAGGACCGCCCGCCGCACCACCTCTCCTTCGGACAGCGCCGCCGGGTCGCCGTCGCCACGGTCCTCGCGATGGACCCCGAGATCCTGGTCCTGGACGAGCCGTCCTCCAACCTCGACCCCGCCTCGCGCCGTGAACTCGCCGACATCCTGCGGGCGTTGGACGTCACCGTCCTGATGGTCACGCACGATCTGCCGTACGCCCTCGAACTGTGCCCGCGCGCCCTGATCCTGAGCGACGGCGTGATCGCGGCCGACGGGCGCACCGGCGAACTGCTCGCCGACGAGGCGCTGATGAGCGCGCATCGGCTGGAGTTGCCCTTCGGGTTCGACCCGCGCACCGCGACAATGGGCGCGTGA
- a CDS encoding organic hydroperoxide resistance protein, with the protein MYVAEATAHGGRDGFVTSQDGQIKLKVAMPPELGGDGNGTNPEQLFAAGYSACFHNALILVGNRAGYDLAGSTVAAKVGIGPNRTKGYGLAVALSVSLPILDAGLAEKLVDAAHEVCPYSNATRGNIDVTILLG; encoded by the coding sequence ATGTACGTCGCCGAGGCCACCGCGCACGGCGGCCGCGACGGCTTCGTGACCAGCCAGGACGGGCAGATCAAGCTGAAGGTGGCGATGCCGCCGGAGCTGGGCGGGGACGGCAACGGCACCAACCCCGAGCAGCTCTTCGCGGCCGGCTACAGCGCCTGCTTCCACAACGCGCTGATCCTCGTCGGCAACCGGGCCGGCTACGACCTGGCCGGCTCGACCGTCGCCGCGAAGGTGGGCATCGGTCCCAACAGGACCAAGGGGTACGGCCTCGCCGTCGCCCTCAGCGTCTCCCTGCCGATCCTCGACGCCGGCCTCGCCGAGAAGCTGGTCGACGCGGCGCACGAGGTGTGCCCGTACTCGAACGCCACCCGCGGCAACATCGACGTCACGATCCTGCTGGGCTGA
- a CDS encoding VOC family protein, which produces MTALARLDHTAVYASDRRRSAEFLADVLGLTVGAPFGPFLPVDLGNGVTLDYYEKRDEPIQSQHYAFLVPEEEFDSMIARLEARGVTYYADPSHTEPARINHLFGGRGAYFPDPDDHNMEILTRPYVRP; this is translated from the coding sequence ATGACCGCACTCGCCCGGCTCGACCACACCGCCGTCTACGCGAGCGACCGCCGCCGCTCGGCGGAGTTCCTCGCCGACGTCCTCGGCCTCACGGTCGGCGCCCCCTTCGGCCCGTTCCTCCCCGTCGACCTCGGCAACGGCGTCACCCTCGACTACTACGAGAAGCGCGACGAACCGATCCAGTCCCAGCACTACGCCTTCCTCGTCCCCGAGGAGGAGTTCGACTCGATGATCGCCCGCCTGGAGGCCCGGGGCGTCACCTACTACGCCGACCCCTCCCACACCGAACCGGCCCGCATCAACCACCTGTTCGGCGGCCGCGGCGCGTACTTCCCCGACCCCGACGACCACAACATGGAAATTTTGACCCGCCCTTACGTCCGCCCGTAG
- the cbiQ gene encoding cobalt ECF transporter T component CbiQ — MGAGHAHRLYRHGHSPVHALPPHTKLAAAFAFVVVVVSTPREAMWAFGVYALLLAVVAHRARVPAGFLLKRLLIEVPFVAFAVLMPFVAEGERVDVLGLSLSVNGLWGAWNVLAKGTLGVAASVLLAATTELRALLLGLQRLKLPPLLVQIASFMIRYGDLITDEMRRMRIARESRGFEASGVRHWGVLAKSAGALFIRSYERGERVHLAMMSRGYAGAMPVIDEVTATRAQWSYAFALPAAALAVCVVGWTL; from the coding sequence ATGGGAGCGGGGCACGCCCACCGGCTGTACCGGCACGGGCACTCGCCGGTGCACGCGCTGCCGCCGCACACCAAGCTCGCCGCCGCCTTCGCCTTCGTGGTCGTCGTCGTCTCGACGCCGCGCGAGGCGATGTGGGCGTTCGGGGTGTACGCGCTGCTGCTCGCCGTCGTGGCGCACCGCGCGCGCGTACCGGCCGGCTTCCTGCTGAAGCGGCTGCTGATCGAGGTGCCGTTCGTGGCGTTCGCCGTGCTGATGCCCTTCGTGGCGGAGGGCGAGCGGGTGGACGTCCTCGGCCTGTCCCTCAGCGTCAACGGTCTGTGGGGCGCCTGGAACGTCCTCGCCAAGGGCACCCTCGGCGTCGCCGCCTCCGTCCTCCTCGCCGCCACCACCGAACTGCGCGCCCTGCTGCTCGGCCTCCAGCGGCTGAAGCTGCCCCCGCTGCTGGTCCAGATCGCCTCCTTCATGATCCGCTACGGCGATCTCATCACCGACGAGATGCGCCGCATGCGGATCGCCCGGGAGTCCCGCGGCTTCGAGGCCTCCGGGGTGCGCCACTGGGGGGTGCTCGCGAAGTCGGCGGGCGCGCTGTTCATCCGCTCCTACGAACGCGGCGAGCGGGTGCATCTGGCCATGATGAGCCGGGGGTACGCCGGTGCGATGCCGGTGATCGACGAGGTGACCGCGACCCGGGCCCAGTGGTCGTACGCCTTCGCCCTGCCGGCCGCCGCGCTGGCGGTGTGCGTGGTGGGGTGGACGCTGTGA
- a CDS encoding energy-coupling factor ABC transporter permease produces the protein MHVPDGFINAPTSAVAGVVAAGAIAVSLRGARRELDDRTAPLAGLVAAFIFAVQMLNFPVAAGTSGHLLGGALAAILVGPFTGVLCVSVVLLMQGILFADGGLTALGVNITVMAGVTTVVAYAVFRGLLKVLPRSRRSVTAASFTAALLSVPAAALAFTLIYWIGGTTDIPIGKVATAMVGVHVLIGIGEAVITALTVGAVIAVRPDLVHGARGLTPRLQLRVNGELVDAPPAEEAPTAPVAARTSRRTLWISGLVTSLVLAGFVSFYASANPDGLEKVAADKGIDKKVEEHAAADSPLADYGVKDVTNARLSGGLAGVIGVGVTVVAGSAVFWAVRRRRAEDVSPASTSV, from the coding sequence GTGCACGTACCCGACGGATTCATCAACGCCCCGACCTCCGCCGTCGCCGGAGTCGTCGCCGCCGGCGCCATCGCCGTGAGCCTGCGCGGCGCGCGCCGTGAACTCGACGACCGCACGGCGCCGTTGGCCGGCCTCGTGGCGGCGTTCATCTTCGCCGTGCAGATGCTGAACTTCCCCGTCGCGGCCGGGACAAGCGGCCATCTGCTCGGCGGCGCGCTCGCCGCGATACTCGTGGGCCCCTTCACCGGGGTCCTGTGCGTGTCCGTGGTCCTGCTGATGCAGGGCATCCTCTTCGCCGACGGCGGACTGACCGCGCTCGGCGTCAACATCACCGTCATGGCCGGGGTGACGACGGTCGTCGCGTACGCCGTCTTCCGCGGCCTGCTCAAGGTGCTGCCGCGCAGCCGCCGTTCGGTGACCGCGGCCTCCTTCACCGCCGCGCTGCTGTCGGTGCCGGCCGCCGCCCTCGCCTTCACCCTCATCTACTGGATCGGCGGCACCACCGACATCCCGATCGGCAAGGTCGCCACCGCCATGGTCGGCGTGCATGTGCTGATCGGCATCGGCGAGGCCGTGATCACCGCGCTCACCGTCGGCGCCGTCATCGCCGTCCGCCCGGACCTGGTCCACGGCGCGCGCGGTCTGACGCCCAGGCTCCAGCTCCGGGTGAACGGCGAACTCGTGGACGCGCCCCCCGCCGAGGAGGCGCCCACGGCGCCCGTCGCGGCGCGCACCTCCCGGCGCACGCTGTGGATCAGCGGTCTGGTCACCTCCCTCGTCCTGGCCGGCTTCGTCAGCTTCTACGCCTCCGCCAACCCCGACGGCCTGGAGAAGGTCGCCGCGGACAAGGGCATCGACAAGAAGGTCGAGGAGCACGCGGCCGCCGACTCCCCGCTCGCCGACTACGGCGTCAAGGACGTGACGAACGCCCGGCTCTCCGGCGGTCTCGCGGGCGTGATCGGCGTCGGCGTGACCGTGGTCGCGGGCAGCGCGGTGTTCTGGGCGGTGCGCAGGCGCCGTGCGGAGGACGTGTCCCCGGCGAGCACGAGCGTCTGA
- a CDS encoding DUF1876 domain-containing protein, whose translation MMHTTVGWHVELEFKEDGRRTDAAALVRLPDGTEVRAHGHAVRHTIDSDQPRVGEEIAGARALNEIAMRLLTKAHTEIDEASGRTSHPINV comes from the coding sequence ATGATGCACACCACTGTGGGATGGCATGTCGAGCTGGAGTTCAAGGAGGACGGGCGGCGCACGGACGCGGCCGCCCTGGTCCGGTTGCCCGACGGCACCGAGGTGCGGGCGCACGGGCACGCGGTGCGGCACACCATCGATTCCGACCAGCCACGGGTGGGCGAGGAGATCGCGGGCGCCCGCGCGTTGAACGAGATCGCCATGCGGCTGCTCACCAAGGCGCACACGGAGATCGACGAGGCGTCGGGGCGGACCTCGCACCCCATCAACGTGTAG
- a CDS encoding EamA family transporter — MTPLVTTAVLLAAFTHAGWNAIAHRITDKLVGFTLISGGGMLIGLALLPFTRTPAPGAWPYLLGSAAIHIAYMALLMRSFRLGDFGQAYPLARGSAPLVVTALAAVFAHEVPDGWAAAGIALSCAGLTGVALWGLRGRRPNWAAIGAALATGLTIAAYTVVDGLGVRAADSPLGYIAWLMAIQGVVIPAYAVARWRDRTPSLLRPSAALGLLGAALSFAAYALVLWAQTRAELAPVAALRESSIIVGAAIGALFFKERFGAPRVAAAVLLVAGIGLMLHAG, encoded by the coding sequence GTGACCCCGCTGGTCACCACGGCCGTCCTGCTCGCCGCGTTCACCCACGCCGGGTGGAACGCCATCGCCCACCGGATCACCGACAAACTCGTCGGCTTCACGCTGATCTCCGGCGGCGGCATGCTCATCGGCCTCGCCCTCCTGCCCTTCACCCGCACCCCGGCGCCCGGAGCCTGGCCGTACCTGCTGGGCTCCGCCGCCATCCACATCGCCTACATGGCCCTGCTGATGCGGTCGTTCAGGCTGGGCGACTTCGGCCAGGCGTACCCCCTCGCGCGCGGCTCCGCGCCGCTCGTCGTCACCGCGCTGGCCGCCGTGTTCGCCCACGAGGTGCCCGACGGCTGGGCCGCCGCCGGCATCGCGCTGTCCTGCGCGGGCCTGACCGGCGTCGCCCTGTGGGGACTTCGCGGACGGCGGCCGAACTGGGCGGCGATCGGCGCCGCGTTGGCGACCGGCCTGACGATCGCCGCGTACACCGTCGTCGACGGCCTCGGCGTCCGCGCCGCCGACTCCCCGCTCGGCTACATCGCCTGGCTGATGGCGATCCAGGGCGTCGTCATCCCGGCCTACGCCGTGGCTCGTTGGCGCGACCGCACCCCGTCACTCCTCCGCCCCTCCGCCGCCCTCGGCCTCCTCGGCGCCGCCCTCTCGTTCGCCGCCTACGCCCTCGTCCTGTGGGCCCAGACCCGAGCCGAACTCGCCCCGGTCGCGGCCCTGCGCGAGTCGTCGATCATCGTCGGAGCGGCCATCGGCGCCCTCTTCTTCAAGGAACGCTTCGGCGCTCCGCGCGTCGCGGCGGCCGTGTTGCTGGTGGCGGGGATCGGGTTGATGCTGCACGCGGGGTGA
- a CDS encoding penicillin-binding transpeptidase domain-containing protein, translating to MGKRRRVDERRNKRRPAVVGGMVAVVVGATGLGVYALYGGAAAEDGAGTAKKPAVKTGPLSAAEVTTAAETFLTAWQKGSVAKAAAATDDTAAATALLTGFGKDARVTDVTLTPGTRTGDKVAFSVKGTVTYKKTSKPLAYDSALTVVRRAQDGKPLVDWQPSVVHPDLTEGDTLVTGEAGDPPVKALDREGGELTTAKYPSLGTVLDGLREKYGKKAGGTAGVELRVVRGKAAQAKKVSDKTLLELSKGTPGTVETTLSPALQAAAEQQVASRSRASVVALRPSTGEILAVANSNRGFNVALQGSLAPGSTMKVITSSLLIEKGLASADKAHPCPKYFTYGGWKFQNDDKFEIKGGTFKASFARSCNTAFISQAPELDDDSLTKQAQQVFGLSLNNWSVGVPTLDGSVPVQSKAQMAAELIGQGGVRMNPLNMASVAATVKSGTFHQPYLVAPSVDGRTLATAARAMSADTLAQLRELMNYTAGYGTAAGAMSGLGPDYGAKTGSAEVDNQEKPNGWFTAYRGDLAAAGVVQAGGHGSDTAGPIVAALLKTGS from the coding sequence GTGGGCAAGAGAAGACGCGTCGACGAGCGGCGCAACAAGCGGCGGCCGGCCGTCGTCGGCGGCATGGTCGCGGTGGTCGTCGGCGCCACCGGCCTCGGCGTCTACGCGCTGTACGGCGGTGCGGCCGCCGAGGACGGCGCGGGCACCGCGAAGAAGCCCGCCGTCAAGACCGGCCCGCTGTCGGCGGCCGAGGTCACCACCGCGGCGGAGACGTTCCTCACGGCCTGGCAGAAGGGCTCCGTCGCCAAGGCCGCCGCCGCCACCGACGACACGGCGGCCGCCACCGCCCTGCTCACCGGCTTCGGCAAGGACGCCCGCGTCACGGACGTCACCCTCACCCCCGGCACCCGCACCGGCGACAAGGTGGCGTTCTCCGTCAAGGGCACCGTCACGTACAAGAAGACCAGCAAGCCGCTCGCCTACGACAGCGCGCTGACCGTCGTCCGGCGGGCGCAGGACGGCAAGCCGCTGGTCGACTGGCAGCCCTCCGTGGTGCACCCCGACCTCACCGAGGGGGACACCCTGGTGACCGGCGAGGCCGGCGATCCGCCCGTGAAGGCGCTGGACCGGGAGGGCGGCGAGCTGACCACCGCGAAGTACCCGTCCCTGGGCACCGTGCTGGACGGCCTGCGCGAGAAGTACGGCAAGAAGGCCGGCGGCACCGCGGGGGTCGAACTGCGCGTGGTGCGCGGCAAGGCGGCGCAGGCGAAGAAGGTCTCCGACAAGACCCTGCTGGAGCTGAGCAAGGGCACCCCGGGCACCGTCGAGACGACGCTCAGCCCGGCCCTCCAGGCCGCCGCCGAGCAACAGGTGGCGTCGCGCTCGCGGGCGTCGGTCGTCGCGCTGCGCCCGTCCACGGGCGAGATCCTCGCGGTGGCCAACAGCAACCGCGGGTTCAACGTGGCCCTCCAGGGCTCCCTGGCCCCCGGCTCCACGATGAAGGTCATCACGTCGTCGCTGCTCATCGAGAAGGGGCTGGCGTCGGCGGACAAGGCGCATCCGTGCCCGAAGTACTTCACGTACGGCGGCTGGAAGTTCCAGAACGACGACAAGTTCGAGATCAAGGGCGGCACCTTCAAGGCGAGCTTCGCCCGCTCCTGCAACACGGCCTTCATCAGCCAGGCCCCCGAGCTGGACGACGACAGCCTGACCAAGCAGGCCCAGCAGGTCTTCGGTCTGTCGCTGAACAACTGGTCGGTGGGCGTGCCCACCCTCGACGGCTCGGTGCCGGTGCAGTCGAAGGCCCAGATGGCGGCGGAGCTGATCGGCCAGGGCGGGGTGCGGATGAACCCGCTGAACATGGCGTCGGTCGCGGCGACCGTGAAGTCCGGCACCTTCCACCAGCCGTACCTGGTCGCCCCCTCGGTCGACGGCCGCACCCTGGCCACCGCCGCGCGCGCGATGTCCGCGGACACGCTGGCGCAGCTCCGGGAGCTGATGAACTACACCGCCGGGTACGGCACGGCCGCCGGGGCGATGTCGGGCCTCGGCCCGGACTACGGCGCCAAGACCGGCTCGGCGGAGGTCGACAACCAGGAGAAGCCGAACGGCTGGTTCACCGCGTACCGGGGCGACCTCGCGGCCGCCGGTGTCGTCCAGGCGGGCGGCCACGGCAGCGACACGGCGGGGCCGATCGTGGCGGCGCTGCTGAAGACGGGGAGCTGA
- a CDS encoding MarR family winged helix-turn-helix transcriptional regulator, translating into MTNQESDGSLLLDDQLCFALYAAQRAVTSAYRPLLDELGLTYPQYLVLLVLWERGETTVKELAAALRLDYGTVSPLLKRLEAAGLVRRERAARDERSVLVACTGRGEELKGRAARVPGALMAATDLADAEVARLREELRRLADRAQAAAGRLDDGHLR; encoded by the coding sequence GTGACGAACCAGGAGAGCGACGGCTCACTGCTGCTCGACGACCAACTCTGCTTCGCGCTGTACGCGGCCCAGCGGGCGGTGACCTCCGCCTATCGCCCGCTCCTCGACGAACTCGGCCTCACCTACCCGCAGTACCTCGTGCTGCTGGTGCTGTGGGAGCGCGGCGAGACGACCGTCAAGGAGCTGGCGGCGGCGCTGCGGCTCGACTACGGCACGGTGTCGCCGCTGCTGAAGCGGCTGGAGGCGGCCGGGCTCGTGCGCCGGGAGCGCGCGGCGCGGGACGAGCGCTCGGTGCTGGTCGCGTGCACCGGGCGCGGCGAGGAACTCAAGGGGCGCGCGGCGCGGGTGCCGGGCGCGCTGATGGCGGCGACGGATCTCGCGGACGCGGAGGTCGCGCGGCTGCGCGAGGAGCTGCGGCGGCTCGCGGACCGGGCGCAGGCGGCGGCGGGACGGCTCGATGACGGCCACCTGAGGTAG